A portion of the Flavobacterium limnophilum genome contains these proteins:
- a CDS encoding geranylgeranylglycerol-phosphate geranylgeranyltransferase, which yields MNYLKLIRYQNLLMLALMQLIFRYGFLELQDIPLALSHWQYVLLVLATICIAAGGYIINNIMDVETDTDNKPDNVIVGTFLSETKAYNLYIGFTVIGVALGFYLSNVIEKPSFASLFIIIAATLYFYATSLKQSLLIGNFIVALLLSVSVVIIGIFDLYPVTFEENRPVMGLLFGILLDFALFAFIINFIREIVKDLQDVNGDYNQGMNTLPIVFGVKRTAKLVFALSFIPIICIIYYINANLFASGLLYATVYGLVLILAPLLYFTIKIGSATTTKDFHHLSTVLKWILFFGILSIVVISLNIKYNA from the coding sequence ATGAACTACCTTAAATTAATCCGCTATCAAAACCTGTTAATGCTTGCCTTGATGCAGCTTATTTTCAGGTATGGTTTTCTGGAATTGCAAGATATTCCTTTGGCGTTGTCTCATTGGCAATATGTTTTGTTGGTTTTGGCAACGATTTGTATTGCAGCAGGAGGCTACATTATCAATAATATTATGGATGTGGAAACCGACACGGATAACAAACCTGATAATGTGATTGTCGGTACGTTTTTATCCGAAACCAAGGCGTATAATCTGTATATTGGTTTTACTGTTATTGGTGTTGCTTTGGGCTTTTATTTGTCGAATGTTATCGAAAAACCCAGTTTTGCTTCCCTCTTTATAATCATTGCGGCGACGCTTTATTTTTATGCCACGAGTTTAAAACAAAGCTTGCTGATTGGCAATTTTATAGTGGCTTTGCTACTTTCGGTTAGCGTTGTGATTATCGGGATTTTCGATTTATATCCCGTGACCTTTGAGGAAAACAGACCCGTTATGGGGTTGCTTTTCGGCATTCTTTTGGACTTTGCCCTTTTTGCCTTCATCATCAATTTTATCCGGGAAATTGTCAAAGATTTGCAAGACGTGAACGGTGATTACAATCAGGGAATGAATACGTTACCAATTGTTTTTGGCGTGAAACGAACAGCAAAATTGGTTTTTGCACTGAGTTTTATTCCAATAATTTGTATCATTTATTATATCAATGCCAACTTGTTTGCTTCGGGATTGTTGTATGCAACGGTGTACGGATTGGTTTTGATATTGGCTCCATTGTTATATTTTACGATAAAAATTGGGTCGGCAACAACAACAAAAGATTTTCATCATTTGAGCACCGTTCTGAAATGGATTCTGTTTTTCGGAATCCTTTCGATCGTGGTCATCAGTTTAAACATAAAATACAATGCTTAA